From the genome of Planctomycetota bacterium:
TCTTAGTTTGACAGAGCACTAGGCGCTGTGCCATCCATCTAGATTCCCGCCTGCGCGGGAATGACGGAACATGCCCCGATCATTGACCGGGGGCTAATGCTCGATGCCACGCTTAACACAGCGCGCGGCTATTCGACCCCGCCGCCGCGGTAGAGCTTCTGATGCAATTGGTTCTTGGTCGACGTGATCGGCCCGTTGTTCGGCTCATCACGCAGCGCCACGTAGATCATGTGGTACTTGGCGTCCACGTCGTCGGCGTAATGGACCAGCAACGCCTCGGGCGTGGACGGCGGCTTGGGCGAGCCCCACTCGGGGCGCGATTGATGCGAGACGATCACGTGTTCAAGCCGCAACAGCGTCTCGGCGTCAACCGGCGCACCATCGGCGGCTTGCGCGGCGGCCGCCTCGCGAATGATGTCGCGTCCTTGCAGAATGTGACCGACCAACGTCCCCGAGGCCGTGTACTCGGCCCCGCCGGGCTGCCAGGCGATCTCGCGCAGTTTGCCGATGTCGTGCAAAATCGCTCCCGCCGCGACCAGCCCCTTGTCAAGCCGGGGCTGCATGTCGGCGTAGTACTCGTCGTACTTGTCGGCGAAATAGACCGCCGTTCGGGTCACGCTGAGCACATGTTCCAGATAGCCGGCGATGTAACAGTGATGATTGCGCGTCGCCGCCGGCAGTGAGACCAGTGCCTCGCGGTTGTCATTCAACAGCCCGAGCACCAGCTTCTTGAGCGGCTTGTTGGTGATCCGCTCTTTGGCGATCGACACCAGTTCGTCGAACATCTCGTCGGCGTCGAACCGCGAGTGGGGCAGGAACTGCTTGGGGTCGAAGCCGTCGGCCGTGTCGGCGTCGCAGACCGGGCGGATTTTGCGAACCTCGAGCTGCGGCCCGTAGTTCGATTCCTTGTACACCGCGCGCAGCTTGTAGAACGTGCCGGGCACCCAATTGTTCCGGCAGTCTTCGGCCCAGGACGAGTCGTTCCAAATCGGAAACGACACCTGCCGATCGGCGTCGCGAAAGCCGACCTTGAAGTACGGCTTGCCGTCGCGCGTGGTCAATTCTTCTTTCGAGGTCAATAGCGCGAACAGATCGGCCTCTTGGCCGTTTTCCATTGCCGACAGCGCCACGACCGCGGGAGTTTTAGTAGTCATGCCCCACATTTTACAGGCGCGCCGCGGCAAGTTGCCAGTGGCTCGCCGCTGGTCAGAGAATTTTCACCACAGAGACACAGAGGACACGGAGGCGGCAAAAGTAAGGGTGGCCCGGTCGCTCGCCGGCCGCGGTTGCGCAAGCAACAAGAACAACGCCCAGGCGTCCTGGCCTTCGCTCGGGTGGCACCGATTGCCCGGCAATCGGTGTTGCGCAGCAACAAGAAACTCGATGGGCGATGCGTCTTTCGCCGAGGGACGTGCCACCTCAAGAACGCGGCGCTCGAGGTTTCTGGCGGGCTGTGCCCGCCCCGGAAGCTTCGCTTCCCGGGCCACCCAAGCCCAGTGGGACGTCCGTTAAACCTTCTTGTCGCAGACGCGACCCAGCCGGCAAGCGGCTGGGCCACCCGAAACAAGACGCACTCGCGACGCTCCCATGTTACAAACTGCGGTAATTTTACCGGTCGTTGTAGCCGTGGGGATGCGATTTGTGCCAGCGCCAGGCGGTTTCGACAATCGATCGCAGCTCGGCGAATTGGGGCTTCCACCCCAGTTGCTCGCGCGCCCGGGTGGCGTCGGCCACCAGTTCGGGAGGGTCGCCGGCGCGGCGCGGGCCTTTGACTTCGGGGATCGGGTGGCCGGTGACCTGGCGGCACGTGTCGATCACTTCGCGCACGCTGTAGCCGCGGCCGGTGCCGAGATTCAGCTTCAACTGCACGCCGGGTTGCAACTGGGCCAGGGCCAACAAGTGGGCGCTGGCCAGATCGTTGACGTGGACGTAATCGCGAATGCAGGTTCCATCGGCCGTCGGGTAATCGTCGCCAAACACGGAAATGTGCGGCCGCTGCCCCAGCGCCACTTGCAGCACGACCGGAATCAGGTGCGACTCGGGCGTGTGATCTTCGCCGATCTCGCCGTCGGGGCTGGCGCCCGAGGCGTTGAAGTACCGCAAGGCCGCGTAGCTGAAGCCATAGGCGGCCGTGTAGTCGGCCAAAGCCTGCTCGATGACCAGCTTGGTGAAGCCATACGGGTTGATCGGCTTCTGGGGCTCGTCTTCCGTGATAGGGACGACTTGGGGCACCCCGTAGGTGGCCGTGGTGCTCGAGAAGACGATCCGCCGCACGCTCGTTTCGCGCATTGCTTCCAAGAGCGACACGCTGCCGATGATGTTGTTCTCGTAGTAACGGGCCGGGTCGACCACGCTTTCGCCGACCAGGGCAAAGGCGGCGAAGTGCATCACCGCGTCGATCTGCTTCTCGCGGAGCACACTGACCAGCTTGGCCCGTTCGTGGAGCGAGCCTTCGATCAGCCGGCCCGGCGCGACCGCGCCACGATGGCCATAGATCAGATTGTCATAAACCCAGACCGAGTGCCCGGCGGCCGCGATCACGCGGGCCGCGTGGCTGCCGACGTAGCCGGCGCCGCCAACTACCAGAATGTTCATGCTCGATCGCCCCCGAAACGAGTGGATGGAGATTGCACCAGGCCCACGATCATTGACCGAATGCTAATGGTTGCCAGGGCGTGGGTACAGCAACTTTTCCACATTGACCGGCCGTAACGATTTTTCCTGCCGGGCCGGTGAACCAAGGTGGCGAAAAGAACCGAAAACATCATAGCGGCCTACGGCAAGGCAAATACCGCCGGGCCGCACCGCCAATGCCACCGGCGACGCATTACGAGACGTCTCATGCCCCGCTCCGCTCCCCAGAAGCCCACCACGAAGCCCGCCGCCAAGATCGCCGGCACGGCCCCGGCCGAGCATTATCTGGCCCGGGCCTTCACGGCGTACTTGCAGAGCGAGTGCCATCTGTCGGCTAATACCGTGGCCGCCTACCGGCGCGACTTGCGTCGGTTCAACGTCTGGCTCGCCGGGCGCAAGTTCGAAAAGCTGGGCGTCCGCGAACTGGCCGACTATGCCAGTTGGCTGAACGAGCAGCAACTGGCGGCGGCCAGCCTGGCCCGGCACCTGGTCTCGCTCAAGATGTTCTTCCGCTACCTGCAGTTGGAAGGGATGTTGAAGGATAACCCAGTCGAACTGCTCGGCAGCCAGAAACTCTGGGAGCGGATTCCCTCGGTGCTGACGCCGCGACAGGTCGACGCGCTGCTGGCGGCCCCGCGTGGCGCCGATCCCTGGTGGCGGCGCGACCGGGCGATGCTCGAACTGCTCTATGCCACCGGCTGTCGAGCCAGCGAGCTAGTCGGACTGCGCGAGCGGGACATGCATCTGACCGAGAGCTACTGCTTGTGCCACGGCAAGGGGGACAAGCAGCGACTGGTGCCGCTGGGCAAGCGCGCCATCGAAGCGGTGCGGCTGTACCTGGCCGAAGAGCGACCACGCTTGACGGCGCAAGGAGCGGCGACGGCGCAACATGTCTTGCTGTCGCGCAGCGGCCGGCCCTTGCGGCGCGAGCGATTGTGGGAGCTGGTCACGCGCTATGCGCGGCGGATTGGCGCGCCCGCCGGCGTCAGCCCTCACACGCTGCGCCACAGCTTTGCCACGCATCTCTTGGCGGGCGGGGCGGACCTGCGGATGGTGCAAGAGATGCTCGGCCACGCCAGCATCGCCACGACGCAAATCTACACCCACGTCGATACGTCGCGGCTCAAAGCAGTCCACGCGAAGTTTCACCCGCGTGGGTGAGGCTGGCGCGGTCCAAGCACCAATGACCAAGTCTCAATGACCAAGGACTGACTCACTGTCAATCATCTCAGCCCCCTGCTCCCCCTCTCCCCTGCCCCCTGCGTTCATTTCCCCCTTCGCGCTGAAAACAAAAAAGCCCAGAGGAGCAAGTCCCCTGGGCTTTGGGAGAAGTACACGGAGTGCCTGCGCGTTACTTGACGTTCCGGCCGAACTTCATCCGGCGGGCGTTCGGCGAGGCGTAACGAATCCAGCGGGCTTCGAGCAGCTCCAACTCCTCGTCCATCCAGGCGCTGAACTCTTCGATGGTGCGCGGCTTGGCCAGGACAGCCTTGGTGACGGGGCGATTTCCCGATTCGGGTTCGTTCGATTCCGGTCGTGGCGAGTTGGTGTTCATCGTTCGGCCCTCCCCTCAAGCTGCAACGTCACTGTTGCGTTAACTCATTGTTGCTGGTGTCAAGCCGTCGAGGTTCTTGTCGCCTTTGGCCAGGCGTCTAGCCCTGTGCCGGATGGCCCGCTTTCACTAGCAGGCAAACACCATGTGTACTACGCAGGACAACTCAAATACGTTCAGGTTCGCTACGAAAGTCACAATCTAGGAGTTCCTTCTCACCAAACTTTTAGATGCACGTCGCGTGCCAATCGTTCCCCTGCCGTTTCGGCAGCAAATTGAGCGTTGTTTTTTTACAACCGGTATAGGTCTGGACGTTATCGAACCAGCCCTGGAGCGGGGCCTGCCAAACGGCGCATGGCCCGCGAGCGAATGCCTGGAAACTGCGGGAAACATCCGGTTTTGGCGGCCAGAATGGCTCTGGCCCCGAATCGGCCGGTTCGAGTAAGATAAGCCTTTCCTGGCCCCCTAAAGGTGTTTGGTCGCCGCCACTCGCGGGACGCGATCGTCGCGCAATCAACCGGGGCCGAGAATCCCATTTTGAGCATTCGAGTCCAAAGCATGGACGGCTGGGACATTGTCCTGTTGGTCGTGGCGGCTTACATAGCCGTAATGGGTTTGGTCAGGCTGATGCGCGCCGAGCGCGAACGCTGTGTCGCCGAGCTGCGCGAGCAGGCCGCCGCCGAACAGCAACGCCAGCGCCAGGCCGAACGCCTGCAGGCTCAAGCCGCCAAGGCCGCCAAACGCGCGGCCTAAGACGAAACGCCGCCAGCCAGTCAACTCTCCCTGGGTAGCCCCGACAACTTGTTGTCGGGGTTGCGAAGCAACACGAGGCCATTGAACTAACGCCCCCTGACGATCGACACGACGACCCTAGCCCTCTTGTCGCTGACGCGACCCTGACAACAAGTTGTCAGGGCTACCCTGCTGGCCGCCAACAACGACCGAAACCACCAGGCCCCCGGTCATTGACCGGGGGCTAAAGCACGATCGCGAACGTCCCTCATAGAACATGGCCAAGAAGCTCTACATCGAAACCGTCGGCTGCCAGATGAACATGCTCGACAGCGAGCTGGTCGTGGCCAGTCTGCGCAAAGAGGGCTACGAGTTGGTCAACGTAGCCGCCGACGCCGACACCATTCTGTTCAACACCTGCAGCGTCCGGCAGCACGCCGAAGACAAGATCTACAGCGCCCTCGGGCGCTTGCGTCTGACCAAGCATCAGCACCCGGACAAGGTGATCGGCATCCTAGGTTGCATGGCCCAGAAGGACCAGCAGCTGATCTTTGATCGCGCCCCGTTTGTCGATCTGGTGGTTGGTCCCGGCCAACTGCACCAAGTGCCGCAACTGATTGCCGAAGTGCAAGCCGGCGGCGGCCAAAAGCTGGAAGTCAGCTTGGACCGGACCGAAGGCTCGCGGCACGAAGTCGAGGAAAGCTTCGAAAGCTACGATCCGCTGCGCGATCCCGAGATGCGGCCGACGCCGTTCCAGGCCTTTGTGCGGATCATGATCGGTTGCGACAAGTTCTGCACTTACTGCATTGTGCCGATGGTGCGCGGGCCCGAGCAAAGCCGGCCGCCGCAACAGATCATTGCCGAGGTCGCCAAGCTGGCCGCCGAAGGCTGCCGCGAGATTACGCTGCTGGGCCAGACGGTGAACAGCTACCGCTTCAAGAGCGGCGAGCGGACGTGGCGGCTCAGCGATTTGCTGGTGGCGCTCCACGACATTGCCGGCATCGAGCGGATCAAGTTCGTCACGAACTTTCCCAAGGACATGACCGACGACCTGCTGCAAGCGGTTCGCGATCTGCCCAAGTGCTCGCGCTATTTGCACGTCCCGGCACAGAGCGGCTCGAACGCCGTGCTGAAGCGGATGAAGCGGCTGTATACCGTCGAAGATTACCGCGAAATGCACGACCGGATTCGCGAGACGATTCCCGGCGCGGCCGTGACCAGCGACTTTATCGTCGGCTTTTGTGGCGAGACGGACGACGATTTCGCCGCCACGGCCCAACTAGTGCGCGACCTGCGGTTCAAGAACAGCTTTATCTTCAAGTACAGCGAGCGAACCGGCACCAAGGCAGCCGACATGTTCCCCGACGACGTCCCCGAGGACGTCAAACGCCAGCGAAACATCGATTTGCTGGCGATCCAGGACCAGATCAGCCTGGAGGACAACCTGCCGCTGATCGGCCAGCAGGTCCAGGTTTTGGTCGAAGGCCCCAGCAAGCTGGCCCGCAAGCAGCAGGCCGAGGGGGAACTGCTGCAACTGACCGGCCGGACTCAATGCGACCGGATCGTGGTTTTCAACGGAAATCGCCGGCAGGTTGGCCAAATCTTACCGGTCGTGGTACAAGATGCCGACGCGTTTACGCTTTTTGCCGCGGTCGCCACGCAACACGTCGGCCCGGAAGTGTATACTCTGGACAGCAAGTTTTAAGCTGGGGACAGTAAGCTCTAAACCGGGGGCAATGGGCCTGACGCCCATCGTTCGCCTGCTCGCCTCATCGCACCCGCCGCGCAACCCCCTTGGCTGTCGGCCATCGCACGCCACGCCGCTTGCCCCACTGTTTGCCGCTGTGGGGGTGAGCCTTTGCCCGCCCGTATGCACGCTATCGGGCAACAATCTAACGTGGTCGGCTCTGGGGACGAGGAAAGCTTCTGTTTATGATCGTGGGTATGCGCTCTGATGAACTGACCCAATTGTTGGACGACCCGGCGGCGGCTGACCGCTGGCTGGGGCGATGTGGCCTGGAAGACCTGCGCCGCGCGCAGGCCAACTTGCAGCACATGGCCCAGGGTGGCCTGACGCTCGATTTGCTGGCCGACATCTGTGGCCAACTGGCCGAGCACCTGCCGGGCCTGAGCGACCCGGATCGCGCGTTGAACAACCTCGAGCGGTTCGTGGCTGCGGCGCGCAACCCCCTGTCGCTTGGTTCGCTCTTGGAGCGCGATCGTCAGGCGCTGCCGATCCTGCTGCAAATCTTCTCGTCGAGCCAGCATCTCAGCGACGTCCTGGTCGCCGATCAGGAAAGCTACGACCTGCTGCGGATGACCGAGGGGCAGCCGGTCGAGCGCAACACGCTGGTCGACGAGCTATGCACCGAGGTCTTGGCGCTGAATAGCGAAACCGCCGTGATGGCGACTTTGCGACGCTACAAGCGGCGCGAGACGCTGCGCATTGCCTACGGCGACCTGATCCGAGCCCATCGACTGGAAGTGGTCACCGAACAGATTTCCTACCTGGCCGACGCCATGGTCGAAGCGGCCCTGCGTTTTGCCCGCCGCAAGCTGGAACAGCGCCGTGGCCATCCCACGACGACCGATGGTCGACCGGCTGGGTTCGTCGCGCTGGGGCTGGGCAAGTTGGGCGGCACGGAGCTGAACTATTCGAGCGACATTGACCTGGTGTTTCTGTACGAATGCGACGGCCGCACCAACGGCCCGCAACCGACGAGCAACGCCGAATTCTTCGATCGGCTGGCGCGCGACACGCTGCGATTGTTGACGGAAGTGACGCCCTTGGGGAACGCCTACCGTATCGACCTCCGCTTGCGCCCCGAAGGGGAAAGCGGCCCGCTGGTCCACAGCCTGGAACGGACCATGCGCTACTACGACCTCATGGGTCGCACCTGGGAGCGCCAGGCGTTCGTCAAAGCACGCGTCGTGGCCGGCGACGCAGAATTGGGGGCGCGGTTTCTCGATTACCTGGAACCCTGGGTCTATCGGCGTTACTTGGGGCTGGCCGATATCACTGGCATCAAGGCGCTGAAGCGCCGCATCGAGCGCCGCACGCTGTTGGAAGGGGACGACCGGCGCAACGTCAAAACCGGCCGCGGCGGCATTCGCGACATTGAATTCGCGATCCAGTTCTTGCAGTTGCTTAACGGCGGCGATTTGCCGTCATTGCGCGTCGGCAACACGTTGGCCGCGATCGGACAACTGGAAGCGGTCGGCTGCTTGACTCACCAGGAGCGGCAACTGCTCGAAGAGCACTACGCCTTTCTGCGCAAGATCGAACATCGGCTGCAGATCATGTTCGACTTGCAGACCCACGTTCTGCCCGACGACCAGGCCGAGCTGCGCCGGCTGGCCTTGCGCATGGGTTACAGCCACGCGCCCGAGCGGTCGGCGCTGGCCGCGTTCGAGGAAGACTACCAGACCAAGACCGAGTTGAACCGGAAGATCCTCGATCACCTGCTGCACGACGCATTTGGCGACGACGCCGAGACCGAGCCCGAGGTCGATCTAGTCCTCGACCCGGCCCCCGATCGACAGCGGATCGCCGAAGTGCTGGGCCGGCACGGTTTCCGTGATGTGACGCTGGCCTACAAGAACCTGACCGCCCTGGCAACCGAAAAGATTCGCTATCTGTCGACGCGCCGCTGTCGCCACTTTCTGGCGGCCATTGCGCCGCGGCTGATTCGCGCGATCAGCGCCACGTCGGACCCGGATCGGACGTTGATCACCCTGGAGCAAGTCAGCGACTCGCTCGGCGGCAAGGGGGTGCTGTGGGAACTGTTCAGTTTCAATCCGCCGTCGATGAACTTGTACGTAGAACTTTGCGCGTCGGCGCCGTACTTGTCGAGCATTTTGATCACCAACCCGGGCATGATCGACGAGCTGATGGACAGCCTGGTGCTGAACAAGCTACCGACGCGGGCCGATCTGCGAGCCACGCTGGCCGAAGTGGCCCGCGGCGCGGTCGACCTGGAACCGATCTTGCACAGCTTCAAGAACACGCAACAACTTCGGGTCGGCGTGCGGAACATCCTGGGCAAGGAAGAAATCCAGTCCACGACGGGGGCCCTGTCGGACATTGCCGAGACGTGCCTCGAGCGGATCATCGAACACGAATACGCTCGCTTGGCCGAAAAACTGGGCGAGCCAACCATCGGCGGCGAGGTTCGCACTGGTCAGAAGTGCGAACTGATCGTGCTGGCCATGGGCAAGCTCGGCGGGCGCGAGCTGAACTACCACAGCGATCTGGATCTGGTTTTCTTGTACGAAGCGGATGGGGCCACGTTTCACCCGCGCCGCAGCACGCGCAGCGGCGAGACCACGAGCAATCAGCATTTCTTCGGCGAGCTCGGCACCCGCGTGATCAAGGCCGCCTCGCGATTGGGCCCCTATGGCCGACTCTATGACATCGATGCCCGCCTTAGACCGACGGGGCGCAGCGGCACCCTGGCCACGTCGTTCGCCGAGTTCGAGCGTTACTTCACCGAAGGGCTGGGGCAACTTTGGGAGCGTCAGGCGCTGTGCAAAGCGCGCGTCGTCTGGGGCGCCAAGCCAGCGGCCGAGCAAGCCCTGGCCCTGGTTCACCAGGCGGCTTTCAGCAGCTGTCTGCGCCCCGGCGACTCGGAACTGATTCGCCAAATGCGCCACCGCATCGAGGCAGCCGCCTCGCCACGCAACCTGAAGCGCGGCCGCGGCGGCATCTGTGACATCGACTTCCTGGTTCAACTGCTGCAACTGCGCTATGCCGGCGAGCAGCCCGAGCTGCGCCAGCCGAGCACGACGCTGGCGCTGGCGGCGTTGTATCAGTCTGGTCGGCTGTCGGCTGACGACTATGAATTCCTGATGGCCAGCTATCGGTTCCTGCGAACCGTCGAGTTGCGATTGAGGCTGATGAGCACGACGGCCCGCGATGCCTTGCCCGACGACGGCGCCGAACTAGACCGGCTGGCGCGCGCGCTGGGGCTGTTGAGCCGCAGTGAACTCGAAGCGGAAGTCAGCCGCTACACCGAAGAGAACCGACGCCGCTTCGAGCAACTGGTCGCCACCACCGAGCCGCAACCGGCTTAAACCTTCGTAGCAAGGGCATTTGAACCGCAAAGACGCAAAGAGCGCCAAGAAACGCGAGACAGAAAATCAAGGGTATCACTCCGCGAGACTCTGTGCGCTCTGCGATTCAATCCTCTTAATTCTTTGCGACCTTTGCGTCTTTGCGGTGAATTCCTGGATTTCAGTTCAAGAGCCAATCAAGAACTTGGCTTGGTCGCCAGCCAGAGGTTCATGAACTCGTTCACCGCGCGGTCGGCGAACGTGGCGTCGTTGATGTGGGCCGAGACACGCAGCACGCGACAGTATGGATGCTCGCGCAATCCTTCTTCCAGCGTCTCGAACAACGCCGCGTCGGCCGCCGGGTCGTGGAACGGCTGCCCCGGCGCGTCGATGGCCGACACGCCCCCCTCGGGCAGCAGCACCACGATCGGACTCGTCGCCCCGCGCAGCTTGTCGACCATCCACCGCCCAATCGCGCGATTTTCGTCCACCGTCGTGCGTATCAACGTGACTTGCGCGTTGTGGGCGTGCAGTCGGCGCGACGCATGTTTATCCGGTACAGTCTCTCGCCCGCCAAAGTTGACCATGTCGAGCGCGCCGACGCTGAGCACCTGCGGAATCCTGCGTTCGAGCGCCGCGTCGAGCCGGGCCGGCCCCGCCGACAACACGCCGCCGAACAACTCGTCGGCGATTTCCGTGGTGGTGATGTCGAGCACGCCCACCACCAGTCCCGCGTCGATCAGTTGCTCCATTGCCCGACCGCCGGCGCCGGTGGCGTGAAACACCAGGGGGTCGAACCCCCGCGCTTCGAGTTGCACGCGGACCCGCTCGACACAGGGAGTGGTCACGCCGAACATCGTCATGGCCACCGTCGGGCGTTCGTTCACCTCGGCCGAGCTGTGTACAACCATGCCGTACATGGCGTGGGCCGCGTTGGCCAGAATCCGCCGCGACACACTGTTCAGCCCCGCCACGTCCAGGACCGAGTGCATCATCACCAGGTCGCTGGCACCAACGTAGGGGGCGACATTGCCGGCCGCCATCGTCGAGACGAGCAGCTTAGGCACGCCGATCGGCAAAATCCTCAGCGCCGGCGCGATCAGCGACGTGCCCCCTCCGCCTCCCAGGCCCATCGCACCCGCCACGCGACCGGCGGCAAATTCGTCGCGCAGAAACTCGACCAGCGCCGCCGACATTTCGGCGATCGCGGCCGCCCGATCGCCAGGCGCCGCGTCGGCCTGCCGCCGCGCCGCCGGCAGATGCTTCCTCACCCGCTCTCGCAACACGTCGGGCACGACGACGGGTGTGTTCAGGGTGCCGACATCGACGGTCACGACCGGCGCGCCCAGGGCGCGGAGCCGCGCGGCCACATAGGCCAGCTCGTGCCCCTTGGTGTCGAAGGTGGCAATGGCGTAGATCGAGGCGTTCAACGCAAAGTCCTCAGGCCCTCGGGCGTGCAACTGCGAGCGTTTCAACAGCCTAATCCCAGGGGGTTCATTTGCATCGGCGTTAACGATACGATTGAGCCATCGCGTGCCGAAATTGAATCGTTGTCAGCCCGTCCCCAGGCGGCCGTTATGTCGGAATTTGTTCCCGTTGCCAAGGTCAGCGAAGTGCCTGATCCAGGGCGCGTGGTCGTGGAAGTCGACGAGCGTTTGATCGTGCTGCTGCACGTCAGCGGCGAATTCTTCGCCATCGACGACGTTTGCACCCATGACGGCGGCCCGTTGAGCGAAGGCACGCTGGACGATCACACCATCGCCTGTCCGCGACACGGCGCCAAGTTCGACATCCGCACGGGTCGGGCGTTGACCATGCCGGCCACGCAGCCGACCATGGCGCATGATGTGCGAGTGGAAGGGGGGCAAGTGTTCGTCCGCTGCCGCCACGGGCACCCAGGTTAGTTTAGACCGGATTCAAGGCTACCCCAGCCAGGAACTAGCGAACATGCCTATCACCGAAGACGCCGTGCGCGAAGCGCTGAAGACCGTGGTTGATCCTGAACTGTTCGTGAACATCGTCGACTTGGGGCTGGTCTACACGGTGACCATTGCCGACCCTGACGCCGAGGGGAAAGCGAACGTGGGGATCGAGATGACGATGACCAGCCCGGCCTGCCCGGCGGGCCCCCAGTTGCTACAAGGCTCGAAAGACGCCTTGTCGCGGATCGAAGGCGTGGGCCTGGTGGAAGTCAAACTGGTGATGACGCCCCCCTGGACGCCCGACCGGATGACCGAAGAAGCCCGGGATCAACTCGGCATCTTCTAAACGGCGCCATGATTCTTGATGGCGCAATGGCGGCTGTCCTTGTGCGCATAAAAAAGACCTGCCTGGGAGTATTCGTCCCAGGCAGGTCCGATGCGGGCTATCGGACTCGATCAACCCTCGCGGGGGCTGGTTAGTTGCGGACCACCGATCGGCTGGCGTGAATCATGCCACGGCTGATCGAAGCCGAGGGATCGGCCATCGGTGCGCGGGGCATCGAAGCAGCGTCCTTCGGGGCGGCAGCCGGAGCGCCGCAGCCTTCGCCGCAAGCGTTTTCGCAGCAGCCGTTGCCGCAAGCGTTTTCGCAGCAGCCATTGCCGCAACCGTTGTCACAGCAGTGCTTCTTCAGCGAGCACAAGGTCTTATGCTTCTTGAAGATGTTCAAGCAGCACTTCTTCTTGCAGCAGCTGCCACAGCCTTCGTCGCAGCAGCCGTTGTTCGCGGCACAGCAGCTCGGTTCGCAAGCCTTTTCGCAGCAGCCGTTGTTCGCGGCGGCACAGCAATTCGGCTCACAAGCCTTGGCGCAGCAGCCGTTGTTGGCGGCGCAGCAGCTCGGTTCG
Proteins encoded in this window:
- a CDS encoding HD domain-containing protein; protein product: MTTKTPAVVALSAMENGQEADLFALLTSKEELTTRDGKPYFKVGFRDADRQVSFPIWNDSSWAEDCRNNWVPGTFYKLRAVYKESNYGPQLEVRKIRPVCDADTADGFDPKQFLPHSRFDADEMFDELVSIAKERITNKPLKKLVLGLLNDNREALVSLPAATRNHHCYIAGYLEHVLSVTRTAVYFADKYDEYYADMQPRLDKGLVAAGAILHDIGKLREIAWQPGGAEYTASGTLVGHILQGRDIIREAAAAQAADGAPVDAETLLRLEHVIVSHQSRPEWGSPKPPSTPEALLVHYADDVDAKYHMIYVALRDEPNNGPITSTKNQLHQKLYRGGGVE
- the galE gene encoding UDP-glucose 4-epimerase GalE, with product MNILVVGGAGYVGSHAARVIAAAGHSVWVYDNLIYGHRGAVAPGRLIEGSLHERAKLVSVLREKQIDAVMHFAAFALVGESVVDPARYYENNIIGSVSLLEAMRETSVRRIVFSSTTATYGVPQVVPITEDEPQKPINPYGFTKLVIEQALADYTAAYGFSYAALRYFNASGASPDGEIGEDHTPESHLIPVVLQVALGQRPHISVFGDDYPTADGTCIRDYVHVNDLASAHLLALAQLQPGVQLKLNLGTGRGYSVREVIDTCRQVTGHPIPEVKGPRRAGDPPELVADATRAREQLGWKPQFAELRSIVETAWRWHKSHPHGYNDR
- the xerD gene encoding site-specific tyrosine recombinase XerD, whose product is MPRSAPQKPTTKPAAKIAGTAPAEHYLARAFTAYLQSECHLSANTVAAYRRDLRRFNVWLAGRKFEKLGVRELADYASWLNEQQLAAASLARHLVSLKMFFRYLQLEGMLKDNPVELLGSQKLWERIPSVLTPRQVDALLAAPRGADPWWRRDRAMLELLYATGCRASELVGLRERDMHLTESYCLCHGKGDKQRLVPLGKRAIEAVRLYLAEERPRLTAQGAATAQHVLLSRSGRPLRRERLWELVTRYARRIGAPAGVSPHTLRHSFATHLLAGGADLRMVQEMLGHASIATTQIYTHVDTSRLKAVHAKFHPRG
- the miaB gene encoding tRNA (N6-isopentenyl adenosine(37)-C2)-methylthiotransferase MiaB, which produces MAKKLYIETVGCQMNMLDSELVVASLRKEGYELVNVAADADTILFNTCSVRQHAEDKIYSALGRLRLTKHQHPDKVIGILGCMAQKDQQLIFDRAPFVDLVVGPGQLHQVPQLIAEVQAGGGQKLEVSLDRTEGSRHEVEESFESYDPLRDPEMRPTPFQAFVRIMIGCDKFCTYCIVPMVRGPEQSRPPQQIIAEVAKLAAEGCREITLLGQTVNSYRFKSGERTWRLSDLLVALHDIAGIERIKFVTNFPKDMTDDLLQAVRDLPKCSRYLHVPAQSGSNAVLKRMKRLYTVEDYREMHDRIRETIPGAAVTSDFIVGFCGETDDDFAATAQLVRDLRFKNSFIFKYSERTGTKAADMFPDDVPEDVKRQRNIDLLAIQDQISLEDNLPLIGQQVQVLVEGPSKLARKQQAEGELLQLTGRTQCDRIVVFNGNRRQVGQILPVVVQDADAFTLFAAVATQHVGPEVYTLDSKF
- a CDS encoding bifunctional [glutamate--ammonia ligase]-adenylyl-L-tyrosine phosphorylase/[glutamate--ammonia-ligase] adenylyltransferase, whose protein sequence is MRSDELTQLLDDPAAADRWLGRCGLEDLRRAQANLQHMAQGGLTLDLLADICGQLAEHLPGLSDPDRALNNLERFVAAARNPLSLGSLLERDRQALPILLQIFSSSQHLSDVLVADQESYDLLRMTEGQPVERNTLVDELCTEVLALNSETAVMATLRRYKRRETLRIAYGDLIRAHRLEVVTEQISYLADAMVEAALRFARRKLEQRRGHPTTTDGRPAGFVALGLGKLGGTELNYSSDIDLVFLYECDGRTNGPQPTSNAEFFDRLARDTLRLLTEVTPLGNAYRIDLRLRPEGESGPLVHSLERTMRYYDLMGRTWERQAFVKARVVAGDAELGARFLDYLEPWVYRRYLGLADITGIKALKRRIERRTLLEGDDRRNVKTGRGGIRDIEFAIQFLQLLNGGDLPSLRVGNTLAAIGQLEAVGCLTHQERQLLEEHYAFLRKIEHRLQIMFDLQTHVLPDDQAELRRLALRMGYSHAPERSALAAFEEDYQTKTELNRKILDHLLHDAFGDDAETEPEVDLVLDPAPDRQRIAEVLGRHGFRDVTLAYKNLTALATEKIRYLSTRRCRHFLAAIAPRLIRAISATSDPDRTLITLEQVSDSLGGKGVLWELFSFNPPSMNLYVELCASAPYLSSILITNPGMIDELMDSLVLNKLPTRADLRATLAEVARGAVDLEPILHSFKNTQQLRVGVRNILGKEEIQSTTGALSDIAETCLERIIEHEYARLAEKLGEPTIGGEVRTGQKCELIVLAMGKLGGRELNYHSDLDLVFLYEADGATFHPRRSTRSGETTSNQHFFGELGTRVIKAASRLGPYGRLYDIDARLRPTGRSGTLATSFAEFERYFTEGLGQLWERQALCKARVVWGAKPAAEQALALVHQAAFSSCLRPGDSELIRQMRHRIEAAASPRNLKRGRGGICDIDFLVQLLQLRYAGEQPELRQPSTTLALAALYQSGRLSADDYEFLMASYRFLRTVELRLRLMSTTARDALPDDGAELDRLARALGLLSRSELEAEVSRYTEENRRRFEQLVATTEPQPA